In Uranotaenia lowii strain MFRU-FL chromosome 2, ASM2978415v1, whole genome shotgun sequence, one genomic interval encodes:
- the LOC129742979 gene encoding uncharacterized protein LOC129742979, translating into MPPKVSKSSSLKTLRVKLSETITDFEDIRKFISIIGETTTCSQVKVRLERLDDLWERFSDTIIEVKTHEDFVAEDFNFSKERQDVSDFYYEAKAVLMDKLKELQEPFVDSVDRLNDSAAHHTLDHVRLPQIKLQTFSGNIDEWMSFHVEKFHYLKGCLQGEPKSLVDSLQITRANYQVAWDLLVKRYNNSKLLKKKQIQALFRLPQLTKESPSELHSLVEDFQKAVQILDQAVQSADYKDLLLIHLLTSSLDPVTRRSWEEHSASEEQETISQLMDFLQKRVTVLESLPVKSADTKFAQQHPSKFRLPFGRHHTLVCFRDGKGNIASTSSSNYRNHGNSVNSASIESDESVNVTSVSASGVERPSTVLLATAVVWLEDEYGRKVPARALLDSGSECNFATERLSQLIKASRKKVSVTVQGIGQSNAQVKQQIRAKLRSRVSDFSLTTDFLVLPKVTANLPTQSVDISGWRMPQEITLADPAFFTCRSVDLVLGIESFFSFFKSGQEISLGNNLPTLIESVFGWVICGGQSLSSKGDQITCNVSVSETIEDMVSRFWLSEEIDVGPSFSPEEARCEEIFKKDVQRSEDGRYIVSLPKNESVIQRLGESKRIAIDRLKGTERRLARNPVLYEEYHKFMNEYIQLGHMRKVEETDAKKRCFLPHHPVLKEASTTTKVRVVFDASCKTSSGVSLNEALLLGPTIQQDLRSIILRSRTRQIMIVSDVEKMFRQVYVRQEDRPLQCILWRGSPEEEINVYEMNTVTYGTKPAPFLATRALKQLAIDERENYSKAAQVLLNDVYMDDVITGADTTEEAIILRQELDSIMNAGGFLLRKWASKSPEVLKGVSQQNLAIKESDEILLDPDPSVTTLGLVWRPKSDVLKLKFQIPRLELTEQLTKRKILSVIASLFDPLGLVGAAITTAKIFLQLLWTYEDSNGKKLDWDSPLSKTVGE; encoded by the exons ATGCCTCCCAAGGTATCCAAGTCAAGCAGTCTAAAGACTTTGCGGGTTAAATTGTCGGAAACTATTACGGATTTTGAAGATATAAGAAAGTTTATCTCAATTATCGGAGAAACTACCACGTGCAGTCAGGTTAAGGTGAGACTGGAAAGGCTTGACGATTTGTGGGAGAGATTTAGCGATACGATTATCGAAGTGAAAACTCATGAAGATTTTGTTGCGGAAGATTTTAACTTTTCTAAGGAACGCCAAGATGTTAGCGATTTTTACTATGAGGCCAAGGCTGTGTTGATGGATAAGCTTAAAGAGCTGCAGGAGCCTTTTGTCGATAGTGTTGATCGCTTGAATGATTCGGCTGCCCATCATACACTAGATCATGTTCGGTTACCACAAATAAAATTGCAGACATTTAGCGGAAACATTGATGAATGGATGAGCTTTC ATGTAGAGAAGTTTCATTATCTGAAGGGCTGTCTGCAAGGTGAGCCAAAGAGTTTGGTCGATTCTCTACAAATTACCCGAGCAAATTATCAGGTGGCTTGGGATCTTTTGGTCAAGCGTTACAATAATAGTAAGTTGTTGAAGAAGAAACAAATTCAAGCTTTATTTAGGCTTCCTCAACTTACAAAAGAATCCCCATCGGAATTGCACagtttggttgaagattttcaaaaagcggttcaaattttagatcagGCAGTCCAATCTGCTGATTACAAGGATTTGCTGTTGATACATTTGCTAACGAGTAGTTTAGATCCAGTTACTCGTCGCAGTTGGGAAGAACACTCGGCATCTGAGGAACAAGAGACAATTTCCCAGCTTATggattttcttcagaaaagggtCACTGTTTTGGAGTCTTTACCGGTTAAATCTGCAGATACTAAATTCGCTCAGCAGCATCCTTCGAAGTTTCGGTTACCATTT GGACGTCATCACACCTTGGTTTGCTTTCGAGATGGTAAAGGAAATATTGCAAGCACAAGTAGCTCAAATTATCGGAACCACGGAAATTCGGTAAATTCGGCAAGCATAGAGTCAGATGAGTCAGTGAACGTCACGTCAGTGTCGGCGTCAGGTGTGGAGCGTCCGTCTACGGTTTTACTAGCTACGGCGGTGGTTTGGTTGGAAGATGAATATGGTCGGAAGGTTCCGGCAAGAGCACTTCTCGATTCCGGGTCGGAATGCAATTTTGCCACGGAAAGATTGAGTCAGCTTATCAAGGCAAGTCGGAAAAAGGTGTCGGTTACTGTGCAAGGAATTGGTCAATCAAATGCACAGGTGAAGCAACAAATTCGAGCAAAATTACGGTCGAGAGTGTCAGACTTTTCTCTAACGACGGATTTTCTAGTTTTGCCTAAGGTTACTGCAAACTTACCAACGCAATCGGTTGATATTTCGGGCTGGAGAATGCCCCAGGAAATAACTTTGGCAGACCCAGCATTTTTCACATGCAGATCAGTAGACCTTGTGTTGGGCATTGAATCATTTTTCTCGTTCTTCAAATCAGGTCAGGAAATTTCTCTGGGCAACAACCTCCCAACACTGATTGAGTCTGTTTTTGGATGGGTGATTTGCGGTGGTCAATCTCTATCAAGCAAAGGTGACCAAATCACCTGTAATGTGTCAGTTTCGGAAACTATAGAGGACATGGTTTCACGTTTTTGGTTGAGCGAGGAAATCGATGTTGGTCCCAGTTTTTCGCCTGAAGAAGCACGCTGTGAagagatttttaaaaaagacgTTCAACGTTCTGAAGATGGTCGGTATATTGTCAGTTTACCAAAGAATGAGTCTGTCATTCAGCGTTTGGGTGAATCGAAGAGAATCGCGATCGACCGTCTCAAGGGTACAGAGCGCAGGTTAGCTCGGAATCCTGTTTTATATGAAgaatatcataaatttatgaATGAGTACATACAGTTGGGTCATATGCGAAAGGTTGAGGAAACGGATGCCAAAAAGCGGTGCTTTCTCCCACATCACCCAGTTCTGAAAGAGGCCAGCACAACGACTAAAGTTCGTGTTGTCTTCGACGCAAGTTGCAAAACTTCTTCAGGCGTTTCTTTGAATGAGGCTTTGCTGCTGGGTCCGACAATTCAACAAGATCTTCGCTCCATTATTTTGCGCAGTCGGACAAGACAAATCATGATCGTTTCAGACGTCGAAAAAATGTTTCGGCAAGTTTATGTCAGGCAGGAAGATCGGCCTCTACAATGCATTCTTTGGAGAGGTTCTCCAGAAGAGGAAATAAACGTCTACGAAATGAATACGGTCACATATGGTACGAAGCCAGCTCCATTCTTAGCAACTAGGGCCCTGAAACAATTAGCCATTGATGAAAGAGAAAACTACTCAAAGGCAGCACAGGTACTGCTGAACGATGTCTATATGGATGACGTCATAACCGGAGCAGACACAACGGAAGAAGCGATTATTTTGCGTCAGGAACTCGACTCCATCATGAATGCGGGTGGATTTTTACTTCGGAAATGGGCTTCGAAAAGTCCTGAAGTGTTGAAAGGAGTTTCACAGCAAAACTTAGCGATCAAGGAATCAGACGAAATCCTGTTGGACCCAGACCCGTCAGTTACTACGCTTGGTTTAGTTTGGAGACCAAAGTCAGAcgttttgaaactcaaatttcaaattccacggTTAGAGTTGACGGAACAGTTAACGAAAAGAAAAATCTTGTCAGTTATAGCGTCTTTGTTTGACCCACTGGGCCTGGTTGGAGCTGCCATCACGACAGCAAAAATTTTCTTACAATTACTTTGGACCTACGAAGACAGTAATGGTAAAAAATTGGATTGGGATTCTCCTCTATCTAAAACGGTGGGTGAGTAA
- the LOC129742980 gene encoding pickpocket protein 28-like — MTCIASAYTTYQKWSTDPIVIVYAPLLLPVSTIPFPAITICPLVKTRANLVNLTEALEMISNNITLDDEIWKLSEPYSANNISQMLNQVSLSFIEVMEMCSFQLEPIACYKLMANTLLDEGICYTFNALPANETYREDVSTDFFGLRAPKTSTTWSRETGYRTARIASFPRQGLSSGELNGAFFGLKTARKNHDPLCSGPFTGYKVSIHPPDEIPVIGERFLRLSQMNVLLVNVKPQIIRSSQSLKNISPKGRSCYFEDERYLRYFRRYNQINCAHECISNLTLSKCGCVKFSMPRLNDTPVCGTDKLDCFRTIFIDMYSDRRLREICDCKPPCNSITYDTEVSHLKFNFHKYIEALSFSMPGYGGYDITAISVGYKERHFLALYRRELVSVVDAIAKLGGLFSLALGSSALSIAEIFYYCFIRPLRRATNRLYIRTSDYSHNLIFSRMNLVNSSHFPLKWRKMIFLDYDQSTNIYRHCRTPTLCSSL; from the exons ATGACGTGCATAGCCTCGGCGTATACTACCTACCAAAAGTGGTCGACAGATCCAATCGTTATCGTTTATGCCCCATTATTGCTGCCTGTTTCAACTATTCCGTTCCCGGCGATCACGATCTGCCCCTTAGTTAAAACGCGTGCAAATTTGGTAAACTTAACGGAAGCGCTTGAAATGATCTCCAataatataactttggatgacgAAAT CTGGAAGCTATCTGAGCCGTATTCAGCGAACAACATTTCGCAAATGCTTAACCAGGTTTCACTGAGTTTCATAGAAGTAATGGAAATGTGCTCATTCCAATTAGAACCAATCGCTTGCTACAAATTGATGGCAAACACATTGTTGGATGAAGGAATTTGCTACACATTTAATGCTTTACCGGCAAATGAAACGTATCGTGAAGATGTATCCACGGATTTTTTCGGTCTGAGAGCACCAAAGACCTCGACAACTTGGTCCCGGGAAACAGGATACCGGACTGCTCGGATAGCTTCCTTTCCCCGTCAAGGCCTCTCCAGTGGGGAATTGAACGGTGCCTTTTTTGGACTTAAAACAGCTCGAAAAAATCATGACCCACTATGCTCG gggccgttcacaggATACAAAGTGTCTATTCACCCACCGGATGAAATTCCTGTTATTGGGGAGCGATTTCTAAGATTGAGTCAAATGAACGTACTTTTGGTTAATGTGAAACCACAAATTATTCGAAGTTCtcaatcattgaaaaacatttcaccAAAAGG ACGATCCTGTTATTTCGAAGATGAACGGTACCTTCGATACTTTCGACGCTATAATCAAATCAACTGTGCCCATGAGTGTATTTCCAATCTAACGCTCAGCAAATGTGGCTGCGTAAAGTTTTCGATGCCTAGACTCAACGATACTCCGGTATGCGGCACGGATAAGCTCGACTGTTTCAGGACAATATTCATCGACATGTACTCGGATCGCAGGCTCAGAGAGATTTGTGACTGTAAGCCACCGTGCAATTCCATAACGTACGATACGGAAGTTTCTCATTTAAAGTTCAATTTCCATAAGTACATTGAGGCGCTCTCTTTTTCGATGCCTGGCTACGGAGG ATATGACATTACGGCGATTTCTGTTGGATATAAAGAACGTCATTTCCTGGCTTTGTATCGTCGTGAGCTCGTGAGTGTGGTTGATGCTATTGCGAAACTTGGAGGACTGTTTTCGTTAGCTTTAGGGAGTAGTGCTTTGAGTATTGCCGAAATTTTCTACTACTGTTTCATACGGCCGCTGCGGAGAGCTACGAACA GGTTGTACATTCGCACG AGTGACTACTCTCACAATCTCATCTTCTCCCGGATGAACCTCGTAAATTCTTCCCATTTTCCACTTAAGTGGCGGAAGATGATCTTCCTGGATTACGACCAATCGACCAACATCTATCGACACTGCCGGACGCCAACGCTTTGTTCTTCCTTGTAG